The genomic segment GCTACCAGAAATGTCACGCCCTACACGGGCGTGTGAGTTGAAATAATTCATGTAGGGGACTACATAATCGAAGACGGAAAAAGTCACGCCCTACACGGGCGTGTGAGTTGAAATTTTTCTTTTGAATGCTGTTTCCGTATTTGTTGTTGTCACGCCCTACACGGGCGTGTGAGTTGAAATTCTTGCAAGAAAAAATTTAATGAATATATGAAAGCGTCACGCCCTACACGGGCGTGTGAGTTGAAATGACTAAAAAAGACAATGGCTAAACCAAAAAAGAAGTCACGCCCTACACGGGCGTGTGAGTTGAAATTCTGAAGATAGTGCTGATAGCACACGTTCTGTTCGTCACGCCCTACACGGGCGTGTGAGTTGAAATTTAGTCTTCCAGTTGTAGTAAGTCTTACCCTGCCAATGTCACGCCCTACACGGGCGTGTGAGTTGAAATGTTTTTTCGCCTCGTCTCCTCCCACGTCCGTGCTGTCACGCCCTACACGGGCGTGTGAGTTGAAATCCATTATTCGTCTTTTACGCACCAATAGCCATTCGGTCACGCCCTACACGGGCGTGTGAGTTGAAATTTAAATGTTTGAGAATTGGAAAGAAAGAAAGTGTCACGCCCTACACGGGCGTGTGAGTTGAAATTCAAATATTCTTCTTCTTTCCCGACTACGCCTTTGTCACGCCCTACACGGGCGTGTGAGTTGAAATAATGACATATGGGAACATATAGAAGAAAAGGGTGTCACGCCCTACACGGGCGTGTGAGTTGAAATTTGCGCCGGGGGCACCAGCTCCAGCAGCTGTTTGATGGTCACGCCCTACACGGGCGTGTGAGTTGAAATCCAGTATTTGGAGTGCCTGCGTCCGCAGTTTAAAGTCACGCCCTACACGGGCGTGTGAGTTGAAATCCGCCGCCTGCAATCAGGGCGGTGATAGCCATTCCAGTCACGCCCTACACGGGCGTGTGAGTTGAAATCACCGCCTGGTCAGTGTCGCCCAACACGCCCTGCAGTCACGCCCTACACGGGCGTGTGAGTTGAAATTTGTCCTATTCAGAACCCCAAAATAGCGTTAAGAGTCACGCCCTACACGGGCGTGTGAGTTGAAATGATGGCAGAACCAACCATGAAAAGAACCTGCCGGGTCACGCCCTACACGGGCGTGTGAGTTGAAATGAAAGTTCCCACGTCAAGAATTGTATCCTTAATGTCACGCCCTACACGGGCGTGTGAGTTGAAATTAGTCACATCAGAGCCAACAGAACCCATCTTAAGTCACGCCCTACACGGGCGTGTGAGTTGAAATGGATTATTCCAAAATAAGACACTCTGAAACTGAAAGTCACGCCCTACACGGGCGTGTGAGTTGAAATGTTTGCGTTCTTTTTCCTCTGTTTCAAAACGTTTGTCACGCCCTACACGGGCGTGTGAGTTGAAATTGCCGTTTCGATGGTTGAAGTAACCAACAAGGAAGTCACGCCCTACACGGGCGTGTGAGTTGAAATCTCTGATAATGTTTGTTACTGCCATTCCATACAGGGTCACGCCCTACACGGGCGTGTGAGTTGAAATTTTGGAAATTGGCGTTTTTCAGTGCTTTGTTGATGTCACGCCCTACACGGGCGTGTGAGTTGAAATTATTTGCAACTGCCATATATACATAATGGATGTTTTCGTCACGCCCTACACGGGCGTGTGAGTTGAAATACCATTCCATAACCATTTACTGCCAACTGCCAAAGTCACGCCCTACACGGGCGTGTGAGTTGAAATATCAACTGGAATTCCAAGCGATTCAGATAGTAATGAANNNNNNNNNNNNNNNNNNNNNNNNNNNNNNNNNNNNNNNNNNNNNNNNNNNNNNNNNNNNNNNNNNNNNNNNNNNNNNNNNNNNNNNNNNNNNNNNNNNNNNNNNNNNNNNNNNNNNNNNNNNNNNNNNNNNNNNNNNNNNNNNNNNNNNNNNNNNNNNNNNNNNNNNNNNNNNNNNNNNNNNNNNNNNNNNNNNNNNNNNNNNNNNNNNNNNNNNNNNNNNNNNNNNNNNNNNNNNNNNNNNNNNNNNNNNNNNNNNNNNNNNNNNNNNNNNNNNNNNNNNNNNNNNNNNNNNNNNNNNNNNNGTCACGCCCTACACGGGCGTGTGAGTTGAAATGAATGTTTACGGGTGAACGCTAAAAGATACACCCGTCACGCCCTACACGGGCGTGTGAGTTGAAATGCAGAAAAGCCTCTGAGGAAAAAGCATTCACTACGTCACGCCCTACACGGGCGTGTGAGTTGAAATCGACCTGATCGGGGAAGATAACCGGGCGCTGGCGCCTGTCACGCCCTACACGGGCGTGTGAGTTGAAATTTACGATCCCAAAACCCGCACCATCGTCCACACGAGTCACGCCCTACACGGGCGTGTGAGTTGAAATCTGTCGCTGTGACAGCGCAGATTTCCAAGCAGGCAAGTCACGCCCTACACGGGCGTGTGAGTTGAAATCGTCGATCATGTCATCCCGCAGGGCTGACATGGCGTCACACCCTACACGGGCGTGTGAGTTGAAATGCCAGATAATGGTACTTGGTGACAAAACCAACCAGTCACGCCCTACACGGGCGTGTGAGTTGAAATTAACAGGGCTACCACATCCGCCGAAAATTCCCGAGTCACGCCCTACACGGGCGTGTGAGTTGAAATATTGATGAAATCGGCACTCTGTTCAATTCCCGGGTCACGCCCTACACGGGCGTGTGAGTTGAAATTCACGGGGTTGGGCGGGGAACACCCCGCCCGAGAAGGTCACGCCCTACACGGGCGTGTGAGTTGAAATACAGTTATATAAATTAAGATAATTTGATATGTTCCCGTCACGCCCTACACGGGCGTGTGAGTTGAAATAAATGCAAAAAAATCTGAAATGGGGCAAGTTGTCAGTCACGCCCTACACGGGCGTGTGAGTTGAAATTTGCCCGGTGCCGCACAGGTGCAAACCCGTGCGAGTCACGCCCTACACGGGCGTGTGAGTTGAAATATTCCAGAGGAACACAAGAACGGCGGCATACACGGTCACGCCCTACACGGGCGTGTGAGTTGAAATGGAATTTCTGTTTCCTTTGTATCCCATTGAAACATGTCACGCCCTACACGGGCGTGTGAGTTGAAATTTGAACGTCATACTCTCCATCTTTTAGAAATCCCAGTCACTGTCGCCGGAAATGCAAAACGCAAAAAAACGACACGCAAAACGCAAAAAATAGTAAAAAAATAGGCGAATAACCACCGGGGAACTGTATTCTCAGCCCGGGTTATTCGCCTATTTCATTTATACGAATTGTAGTTTTTCGGTACTTCCGGCCGGCCAAAGCATTCCTAGCGCAGAGCAGCTGCTGCACCTCGTCGAAGTCCTCCGGCGGGATTATAACGGGCGTTTTAACGGGCCTTAAACGCCCGTTAAACACCCCATAACCACAGTACACCGGGTTGCGCAGGATCTTGCTGACAGAGTAGGCCGTGAACGGCTTGCCGCGCCGCCCGGTGAATCCGTGCGTGCCACATAGCCGTGCTACATCGGATAGACTTTGGACAATGAGGTACATGTCAAAAATGTACCTCACGGTCTCAGCGGCGATTGGATCAAGCACGAGATCGGCGCCGTCCCCGAAGTCGTAGCCCAGCGGTGGGATAGCGGGTATCCCCCCCTATCAGCAGCACCAGACGAATTTGCCGAGCACGAAGCAGCCTACCAGGAGGGCCACCTCGTAACCCTCCCGTTGGTCTATCCGGCGGATTTCGTTCTTGGCCGAACAATAAATATAGCGCTCACCGGCCACCTCGATTCGGCGGTTCCAGTTCCGGCGGTCTGCAAAGGTTTTACCCAGCGCATCTCTCAGCCCGTTTGTTTTTTTCATAGTTGATTCCTCCTATCGTTATTTCCGGCGGTTTGTGATGATTGCAGCGACCAGCAGAACCAGGCTGATGCTGTCCAGAATGATAATGATCCAGTCCATCATAGCGCTTGACAATGGCAATGTGCATCGGTTATAATAGGAGGGAGGAGGATATCCTCCCTCTTAGATTAGGACAGTTTTTCGATGATCTCAAGGATCGTCTTGACTGTCACCAGAATCGCATTGATGATCAGCAACGTTTGCAAGACTTCTGATCGATCGGTGCGATTCTTTTTTGGGCGGCGCATTGGTTTGCGCTTGTGCTTCGCCATTGTCCTTACCTCCTTTCCATGTTCTAATTATAACACATGTACCAGTACATTTCAATAGAAATAACGCACAAAATTTACATCTTCATTTTGTGTACTATGTACGTGTACAAGTGTATAAATATGTGATAGAATTATTAAAGGAGGTGATCGCAGTGCCTATATCCGAATCAAGGAAACGAGCAAATGAAAAATATAATGCAAAGGCATATGACCAGGTGAAGATCATCGTGAAAAAAGGGGAACGCGAGAAAATCAAAGCCCACGCAGAATCCAAAGGAATGAGCCTGAATGGCTACATCAATGCCCTGATTGACGCCGATATGCAAAAAACCGCCTCGGAGGATTGACCCCCGGGGCGGTTCCCGTTTATTCGCCGACCAACGCCGCCACTGTTTTCTTGCCTGCCAGCCCGTCCACAGCCAGTCCGTGCGCCTGCTGGTAAGCCCGGATGGCAGCGATGGTTTTCACGCCTGCAATGCCGTCAATTTTGCCGCAATCATAGCCTGCCGCATCCAGCATGTACTGGATCCACCGGACACCGTCACCCCGGCTGCCGTAGCGGATGGTAGCATCCGGCGCTGTGTAGGGGCAGTCCTGCCTGGGCACGTCACAATAGGCGTAGAACGAGGTTGCGCCGTTGATCCGTTTAATACTGGGATAGCCCTTGACGGATTCATCCCCCCACCACTTGGCGGCGGCAGACCGGCTGTCGATGTGGGTGTAGCCGTGGTTTCCCCCACAGTTCAGCCCGATCCCGTTGATGCCCAGATCCTCCGCTGCACACGCCACATACTTGGATGCAATCGGCTTGCCGTCCTGCCCATAGCAGCAGATATCCGCCGCCATACCCATGGTGTGCCGCCCTGCACCGGATCCGCCCACAGCCCTGTCATGTTTGGGGCATCGGTAGCCGCTGGATACGATGATCTTGGAGCAGTTCAGCTTGGCATACAACTGCTCCAGAAAGCCGATCAGCGTGCTGTCAACTNNNNNNNNNNNNNNNNNNNNNNNNNNNNNNNNNNNNNNNNNNNNNNNNNNNNNNNNNNNNNNNNNNNNNNNNNNNNNNNNNNNNNNNNNNNNNNNNNNNNNNNNNNNNNNNNNNNNNNNNNNNNNNNNNNNNNNNNNNNNNNNNNNNNNNNNNNNNNNNNNNNNNNNNNNNNNNNNNNNNNNNNNNNNNNNNNNNNNNNNNNNNNNNNNNNNNNNNNNNNNNNNNNNNNNNNNNNNNNNNNNNNNNNNNNNNNNNNNNNNNNNNNNNNNNNNNNNNNNNNNNNNNNNNNNNNNNNNNNNNNNNNNNNNNNNNNNNNNNNNNNNNNNNNNNNNNNNNNNNNNNNNNNNNNNNNNNNNNNNNNNNNNNNNNNNNNNNNNNNNNNNNNNNNNNNNNNNNNNNNNNNNNNNNNTTTTTTCGATCATGTTCCCGCCCCCTCCAACGCCGCCACTCTTGCCTCTAGGGCAGCCAATTCACTGGACATTACGTATTTTTCCCAACCGCTAAACGCCGCACTGCTGACGTTGTACGTTCTGGCGTACATGACACCGGTTCTGCCGATCAGGGTCTGCCGCAGAAAATTGACCGTAGATGTGGTTTCCACAATCAGCTTGAACGCCTGTCCGGATGCTGTATAGCCCTCCGGCAAATTGGTGCATGCTGCCGCAATGGCGTTGGTGGGCGCAGCGTAGGTGCCGGTGGTCAGAACCGTATTCAGATCCTGCCCGGCATCCCAGACGGTGTTCCAGGCGGCAAGGGGCAATGCCCCCGCCT from the Ruminococcus champanellensis 18P13 = JCM 17042 genome contains:
- a CDS encoding recombinase family protein; this translates as MLDPIAAETVRYIFDMYLIVQSLSDVARLCGTHGFTGRRGKPFTAYSVSKILRNPVYCGYGVFNGRLRPVKTPVIIPPEDFDEVQQLLCARNALAGRKYRKTTIRINEIGE
- a CDS encoding peptidoglycan-binding protein — its product is VDSTLIGFLEQLYAKLNCSKIIVSSGYRCPKHDRAVGGSGAGRHTMGMAADICCYGQDGKPIASKYVACAAEDLGINGIGLNCGGNHGYTHIDSRSAAAKWWGDESVKGYPSIKRINGATSFYAYCDVPRQDCPYTAPDATIRYGSRGDGVRWIQYMLDAAGYDCGKIDGIAGVKTIAAIRAYQQAHGLAVDGLAGKKTVAALVGE
- a CDS encoding pyocin knob domain-containing protein, yielding MIEILETDNVNLGRQKANTNFETIQTHLDSQENPHGVTAVQAGALPLAAWNTVWDAGQDLNTVLTTGTYAAPTNAIAAACTNLPEGYTASGQAFKLIVETTSTVNFLRQTLIGRTGVMYARTYNVSSAAFSGWEKYVMSSELAALEARVAALEGAGT